GAAGCCGCAGAGCGCGTAGCTCGCGATGCGGATCGAGCGCGGCGACAGCGAGCCCGCGGCGATCGCCTCGCCGAGGCCTTGATAGGCGAGGAACTCGTTGAGCACCGTCTTCACGCCGAGCAGGCCGCCGACGGCGATCGCGTCGCCCGGCTCGACGCCCATCAGGAGCGCGAAGGGCGCCATCGCGAAGCCGAGCAGGAGCTCGAGGCGGAGCCCCTCGACGCCGACCCAGCCGCCCGCGGTGCCGAGCAGGTCGTTCGCGAGCTCGATGCCCGCGCGAAAGGCGATCAGCATGGCGCCGACGTACGCGGCGAGGCGCATGCCGTTGATCGCGCCCGTCGCCGCCGCGTCGATCGTGTTCACCGCTTCGCGCTCGACGGTGCTGTGCGCGCCGGCCGACGTCGCGGGCGTTCCGGTCTCGGGCTCCATCACCTTCGCGATCACGAGCCCGGCGGGCGCGCTCAGCAGGCTCGCGGTGACGAGATGCCCGGCGAAGTCGCCGCCGCCGAGGATGCCGACGTAGGCGAGCAGCACCGATCCCGCGATCGTCCCCATCCCGACCGTCATCAGCGAGAAGAGCTCGGAGCGCGTCATCGCGTCGAGGTACGGACGAACGACGAGCGCCGACTCGGCCATCCCGATGAACACGTTGGCGACGGCCGAGAGGCTCTCCGCGCCCGACAGATCCATCGTGCGCGAGAGCACCGCCGCGAGCGCGTCGACGACGCGCTGCACGATGCCGAGGTGGTAGAGCACGGAGAACACCGCGCCCATGAAGATGAGGATGGGGAGGACGTTCGCGAGGAAGGAGAAGCCGACCTCCGCGAGCGGGCCGAAGACCATCGCGACGCCGGCGTTCGTGTAGGCGAGGAAGCGAGCGACGCCCGCGTTGATGCCGACGAACATCGCCGAGCCCCACGGCGTGAGCAGCAGCAGCGCGCCGAGTGCGCCCTGCAGCGCGACGCCGCTCGCGACGGTGCGCCACGGAAACCGGCGCCGGTCGCTCGAGAGCAGCCACGCGATGCCGATCATCGCGAAGAACCCCGCGCCCGAGACGGCGCGCAGCCCGAGTTCGCTCACGGAGTCTCCCTTCCGCGCGCCGGCGCGGAGCGCGCGTCGGGGCTCGCTCCGGCGGTCGCATCGCTCTCGAACGCGCGCACGAGCGCGCCGGCCGCGCGCGCGCCGGCCTCCGCGTCGCGCGCCGCGGCGACGGCC
This genomic interval from Myxococcota bacterium contains the following:
- a CDS encoding nucleoside transporter C-terminal domain-containing protein, which encodes MSELGLRAVSGAGFFAMIGIAWLLSSDRRRFPWRTVASGVALQGALGALLLLTPWGSAMFVGINAGVARFLAYTNAGVAMVFGPLAEVGFSFLANVLPILIFMGAVFSVLYHLGIVQRVVDALAAVLSRTMDLSGAESLSAVANVFIGMAESALVVRPYLDAMTRSELFSLMTVGMGTIAGSVLLAYVGILGGGDFAGHLVTASLLSAPAGLVIAKVMEPETGTPATSAGAHSTVEREAVNTIDAAATGAINGMRLAAYVGAMLIAFRAGIELANDLLGTAGGWVGVEGLRLELLLGFAMAPFALLMGVEPGDAIAVGGLLGVKTVLNEFLAYQGLGEAIAAGSLSPRSIRIASYALCGFANFGSLAILLGGIGGMAPQRRGDVAALGMRSIVGGSLTTFMTACVAGALT